One Natator depressus isolate rNatDep1 chromosome 6, rNatDep2.hap1, whole genome shotgun sequence DNA window includes the following coding sequences:
- the TMEM87A gene encoding transmembrane protein 87A isoform X2 yields the protein MAAPRRWWRRLRLVPVAALLLLLLPLPGPVGAAQLSKWRLPVPLGKKFFHFGKVLFSNTTIFLKFEGDEKACDPLQGYNVTWYFRHSDCYDEVSNFGDDQAMSYFGATSEARTGWSGSYAMASLFFPNCSELFKPQIFYKEYIPLERLSDEKQESLKDKANATNHTMVAEKTARNAVIQTQKDGPYIFIVQIGISALNMKRREIMAPSSDPKESLFTMTVELKGPYEYLSLADYPLMIFFMVMCIVYVFFGVLWLAWSACYWRDLLRIQFWIGAVIFLGMLEKAVFYAEFQNIRYTGESVQGALILAELLSAVKRSLARTLVIIVSLGYGIVRPRLGVTLHKVVTAGVLYLLFSGMEGVLRVTGAQNDLASLAFIPLAFLDTALCWWIFISLTQTMKLLKLRRNIVKLSLYRHFTNTLILAVAASIVFIIWTTMKFRLVDCQLDWQELWVDDAIWRLLFSMILFVIMVLWRPSANNQRFAFSPLSEEDEDEQKEPMLKESFEGMKMRSTKQEPNGNVKANKAEDDLKWVEENVPSSVTDVALPALLDSDEERMITHFERSKME from the exons ATGGCTGCTCCGCGGCGCTGGTGGCGGAGGCTCCGCTTAGTGCCGGTGgcggccctgctgctgctgctgctcccgctCCCGGGCCCGGTCGGCGCCGCCCAGCTCTCCAAGTGGCGGCTGCCGGTGCCTCTG GGGAAGAAgttttttcattttggaaaggtTCTCTTCAGCAACACCACAATTTTCCTGAAGT TTGAAGGAGATGAGAAGGCTTGTGATCCCTTGCAAGGTTATAATGTTACCTGGTACTTTAGACATTCTGATTGCTACGATGAAGTCTCCAACTTTGGG GATGATCAAGCCATGTCTTATTTTGGAGCTACTTCTGAAGCACGTACGGGTTGGTCAGGATCCTACGCCATGGCTTCGCTCTTCTTCCCCAACTGTTCTGAGCTCTTCAAACCACAG ATTTTCTATAAAGAGTATATTCCCCTAGAACGCCTCTCGGATGAAAAACAAGAG AGTTTAAAAGATAAGGCGAATGCAACAAACCACACAATGGTGGCAGAGAAAACT GCAAGGAATGCTGTGATCCAAACCCAGAAAGATGGGCCATATATCTTCATTGTGCAAATTGGGATTTCAGCCTTGAACATGAAAAGGAGGGAGATAATGGCACCCTCCTCCGATCCAAAAGAGAGTCTCTTTACAA TGACTGTGGAACTGAAGGGTCCATATGAATACCTCTCTCTTGCAGACTACCCTCTCATGATT TTTTTCATGGTGATGTGTATCGTGTATGTGTTCTTTGGAGTTCTGTGGCTTGCGTGGTCAGCCTGTTATTGGCGGGACCTCCTGAGGATCCAGTTCTGGATTGGTGCGGTTATCTTCCTGGGAATGCTGGAGAAAGCAGTCTTCTATGCAGAATTCCAGAATATCCGCTACACGGGAGAATCTG TCCAAGGTGCACTGATACTCGCAGAGCTGCTTTCTGCAGTGAAACGTTCACTGGCTCGAACTCTAGTAATCATCGTCAGCCTGGGATACGGGATAGTCAG GCCTCGTCTTGGAGTCACTCTTCACAAAGTAGTTACGGCTGGAGTGCTCTATTTATTATTTTCTGGCATGGAAGGTGTCCTTAGAGTCACAGGG GCACAGAATGATCTTGCCTCCTTGGCTTTTATTCCCCTGGCTTTCCTAGatactgccctctgctggtgg ATATTCATCAGCCTGACTCAAACGATGAAGCTGCTAAAACTGCGGAGGAACATTGTGAAACTCTCTCTTTACCGGCATTTCACCAACACTCTTATCTTGGCAGTAGCAG cATCTATTGTATTTATCATCTGGACCACCATGAAGTTCAGGCTGGTGGATTGTCAGTTG GACTGGCAGGAGCTGTGGGTGGATGATGCCATCTGGCGACTGTTGTTCTCAATGATCCTTTTTGTCATCATGGTTCTATGGAGGCCGTCTGCCAACAACCAAAG GTTTGCTTTCTCACCATTGTCTGAGGAAGATGAGGATGAACAGAAAGAGCCCATGTTAAAGGAAAGCTTTG agggaatgaaaatgAGAAGTACAAAACAAGAACCAAATGGAAATGTGAAAGCAAACAAAGCT GAAGATGATCTGAAGTGGGTAGAAGAGAATGTTCCTTCTTCAGTGACTGATGT tgCTCTCCCAGCCCTTCTGGATTCAGATGAG GAAAGAATGATTACACACTTTGAAAGATCCAAAATGGAGTGA
- the TMEM87A gene encoding transmembrane protein 87A isoform X1: protein MAAPRRWWRRLRLVPVAALLLLLLPLPGPVGAAQLSKWRLPVPLGKKFFHFGKVLFSNTTIFLKFEGDEKACDPLQGYNVTWYFRHSDCYDEVSNFGDDQAMSYFGATSEARTGWSGSYAMASLFFPNCSELFKPQIFYKEYIPLERLSDEKQESLKDKANATNHTMVAEKTARNAVIQTQKDGPYIFIVQIGISALNMKRREIMAPSSDPKESLFTMTVELKGPYEYLSLADYPLMIFFMVMCIVYVFFGVLWLAWSACYWRDLLRIQFWIGAVIFLGMLEKAVFYAEFQNIRYTGESVQGALILAELLSAVKRSLARTLVIIVSLGYGIVRPRLGVTLHKVVTAGVLYLLFSGMEGVLRVTGAQNDLASLAFIPLAFLDTALCWWIFISLTQTMKLLKLRRNIVKLSLYRHFTNTLILAVAASIVFIIWTTMKFRLVDCQLDWQELWVDDAIWRLLFSMILFVIMVLWRPSANNQRFAFSPLSEEDEDEQKEPMLKESFEGMKMRSTKQEPNGNVKANKAQEDDLKWVEENVPSSVTDVALPALLDSDEERMITHFERSKME from the exons ATGGCTGCTCCGCGGCGCTGGTGGCGGAGGCTCCGCTTAGTGCCGGTGgcggccctgctgctgctgctgctcccgctCCCGGGCCCGGTCGGCGCCGCCCAGCTCTCCAAGTGGCGGCTGCCGGTGCCTCTG GGGAAGAAgttttttcattttggaaaggtTCTCTTCAGCAACACCACAATTTTCCTGAAGT TTGAAGGAGATGAGAAGGCTTGTGATCCCTTGCAAGGTTATAATGTTACCTGGTACTTTAGACATTCTGATTGCTACGATGAAGTCTCCAACTTTGGG GATGATCAAGCCATGTCTTATTTTGGAGCTACTTCTGAAGCACGTACGGGTTGGTCAGGATCCTACGCCATGGCTTCGCTCTTCTTCCCCAACTGTTCTGAGCTCTTCAAACCACAG ATTTTCTATAAAGAGTATATTCCCCTAGAACGCCTCTCGGATGAAAAACAAGAG AGTTTAAAAGATAAGGCGAATGCAACAAACCACACAATGGTGGCAGAGAAAACT GCAAGGAATGCTGTGATCCAAACCCAGAAAGATGGGCCATATATCTTCATTGTGCAAATTGGGATTTCAGCCTTGAACATGAAAAGGAGGGAGATAATGGCACCCTCCTCCGATCCAAAAGAGAGTCTCTTTACAA TGACTGTGGAACTGAAGGGTCCATATGAATACCTCTCTCTTGCAGACTACCCTCTCATGATT TTTTTCATGGTGATGTGTATCGTGTATGTGTTCTTTGGAGTTCTGTGGCTTGCGTGGTCAGCCTGTTATTGGCGGGACCTCCTGAGGATCCAGTTCTGGATTGGTGCGGTTATCTTCCTGGGAATGCTGGAGAAAGCAGTCTTCTATGCAGAATTCCAGAATATCCGCTACACGGGAGAATCTG TCCAAGGTGCACTGATACTCGCAGAGCTGCTTTCTGCAGTGAAACGTTCACTGGCTCGAACTCTAGTAATCATCGTCAGCCTGGGATACGGGATAGTCAG GCCTCGTCTTGGAGTCACTCTTCACAAAGTAGTTACGGCTGGAGTGCTCTATTTATTATTTTCTGGCATGGAAGGTGTCCTTAGAGTCACAGGG GCACAGAATGATCTTGCCTCCTTGGCTTTTATTCCCCTGGCTTTCCTAGatactgccctctgctggtgg ATATTCATCAGCCTGACTCAAACGATGAAGCTGCTAAAACTGCGGAGGAACATTGTGAAACTCTCTCTTTACCGGCATTTCACCAACACTCTTATCTTGGCAGTAGCAG cATCTATTGTATTTATCATCTGGACCACCATGAAGTTCAGGCTGGTGGATTGTCAGTTG GACTGGCAGGAGCTGTGGGTGGATGATGCCATCTGGCGACTGTTGTTCTCAATGATCCTTTTTGTCATCATGGTTCTATGGAGGCCGTCTGCCAACAACCAAAG GTTTGCTTTCTCACCATTGTCTGAGGAAGATGAGGATGAACAGAAAGAGCCCATGTTAAAGGAAAGCTTTG agggaatgaaaatgAGAAGTACAAAACAAGAACCAAATGGAAATGTGAAAGCAAACAAAGCT CAGGAAGATGATCTGAAGTGGGTAGAAGAGAATGTTCCTTCTTCAGTGACTGATGT tgCTCTCCCAGCCCTTCTGGATTCAGATGAG GAAAGAATGATTACACACTTTGAAAGATCCAAAATGGAGTGA